The genome window tttaaattataattgtcaGCAATATTACTATTTGCATGCTGTAAATTGATTATCTCTTAACAACATTAGAAGACTTTTTGTGAATCATTTAATATGTTTTCGTGGCGCTTGCGACTCAACTATACGAATTTATACCTTCCACCCCACAAATGCAGACACAATAAACCGTTAAGCAAAACTACTCGTAACCGCTTAAGCTAAGAGCAGCATCGTGAttagaagagagagagagggaatttaataaataatggcAGAAGATCCAATAAATCAACAAGCATTCGCCGATGATGTGGCTGCCGCGGCTGCAGCTGGCGGAGATCAGGGCTTCGTAGCGCCACCTGGCGCCGGTCCCGGCAGTCCAGACTTTAAAATGCCCAGCGCCGATGAGATATGGAAAATGGTTGAGTCCATGGAGGGCATTTCGGATGAAGAGCGTGCCGAGCTGCGCGAAAGTATATTCAATCCAAAGCCGCCATCGCCGGAGGATTTCATGAGGCAGTATGGACATCCTGGCCACAGTTCTCGAGAGTATATTGTGTTCTTTGTGATGATAACGCTCATATTGCTCGTCTTTGGTAAGCAGCGACAACCACAAGGAAACTTCCATACCCAAAAATGacaatcaaaattattaagaCCACCCTCGCCAAATGTGACACCTACAATTATGTTGAAATTGTGTATGTGTCCATCAACTACACGTTGGTTTTACTCTACTCGTAAAGTGTGCGCTGTTAAAATACTCACATGCAAACATTTACTGAGAATGTTGGTTTATATTGGAGAGGTGTTCGATTTTCGATAAGATAGGAGAAATCCACCACAAAATTTCATGTTAAACGCGGCAAATCGTCACGATAAAAGCTTTACCCACTCATTTCTAGTGGAGTGCTATGCCGATCAACCTATTGGCAGTAATAATTTACACCAAATTATCCAAATACCCATTGCAACAATGAGTTCTAGTGTCGGTGTTGGCGATGAGTCCATCGTGCAGCAGCTGAAGAACTCGGTGGCAGCGATTGTGGCCAAAACTGGACCCAACAGCAAGTTTGCCGAAGATCTGATGCAAAAGATTAACAGACTTCAGACCAAAATGGAATCGCTGACTGAGAGTGATCGACACGCATTCATCAGCGAGATGAAAGGCTCCTTTCAGGAGGCCATCGCTCGCATTGAGCGTCGATTGGTGACACATACGAATTTTGCTCAAACCTATTCCACCTCCATATTGGTAGCTGTGATATTTCTTATCGTCTCAGTATTCGGTTAATTACACGTGCCCCTAATAGTATTGTTAAAACAATATTCATTAACATTCCACAATTTATGCAATTGCAGCTCTCTTTGGCTACAAGCTGTACAAATCGCTGACGGAGAAGGAGCTGAAGAAGCAGGAGAAACTCAAGAGCAAACAACAGAAGAAGGCTAAGAAGTCGAATTGATTATTTGACTAGACggcgacgatgatgatgacgatggtGAATTGAAGCCAGCACATGGCTATAGTTTTTAATACTTCTGGATACTGGCaataaaggcaaaagcaaCCGAGCGTagattcattaaatttatattaaattgagaGAATTGcaaatctaaataaattcctgtaaatgataaaattgtatatcTCCCCCCTCCCGTGTGTACGTGTAGAAAATATGCataatacttaatatacaAGTTATATAGATTGAAATTTGAGTGCGTGTTTAATTCATTGGTgactttatttgtttattgacaTTATAAAATGCCATTAAGGCAAACATCATGAACATGTCGTGTCGTGACCGTGTTTTAACGGCTTTAACAGAACTTGTTGCTATTTCATCCTGATTTTGGCCTTTAGATTCATTTATGGCCTGTCAGCACCCAATCAACTCATAGGCCCGTTGccatggaaaataaataaatcgttTTGTCGAAGCGACTTCCGTCAGTTGAGGGCAGTCGTAGTTGTTTTTCGGAACTGTTCCGCTCATGGGATTCGTCTGCTTTTTAACACAATATAATTGTTATGTCCTACTCCAATCGTAAGTGTTGCACTCGCATTTCCATAATGTGAGCTAATCCTGTTATGACCAGGTTAtggttttgattttcatttaccGGATGGCGGCTGGTGCAATCCCAAGGACGACATGTACTTTCGTCGCAGTGTCGAATGGGTTCCCATCCGGAGTGCTGGCGTAGGTAGATCGTCTGCAATTACCAACGGTGTTATTTACCCACGTGTCTGCGGCATGTTGCCACGCTATGGAGGACATGTACCCGGTGAAATCTTTAATGTGGGCCACTCTTTTGGCAGCTCTACAGTGGATGCCAAACGCTGGCTGGCTTTGCACCGCGATTAAATCTGAATCACAGAAAATCACCATTTCCAAATTGTTATTGTACACCTCAAGTTTAGCAcctaataaaaattgttattgcaTCTAATCGCACGTACCATTTTTCGAGTTTGTTTAtcatctaaataaataaagcatcAATCTACAAACTACCTTAAAGGGCACAAgctattaaatatgtaaaagtACTCGAAAAACAAGAGTGGATCTCTTTCTTTATTCCGAAGTATGTTATTTTTATCGAACATCTGATCAGTTAGATTAGAAACCAAAATAAGTAATATGTTTAAATTCACGCGCTATTTTATATCGTCGttacattgaaaatgtaaCCAAGTGGCAATTATTCAATAATGTActgtgtatttggtatatttaagaaagTTTGATTGTGGTCACACTGCGACGCAGGTGTTGAGAAACAAATAGTCACCGTTGCACAGCTTTCTTTATTGGACGGCAGTAAAGAAACTAATAATCATGAATTACACAAGAAATTTGCGATATTGCAGACGCcaatttattaatgtttataaCAACAGCTTTAGTACAAGTGCAATTAAATCACAAAATGTGCAACAAGTGGCGCATCCCAAACGAATTTGTATTGTGGGCGCTGGTCCAGCAGGATTCTATGCGGCGCAATATTTACTTAAACAGCTGAGTGATTGTTCTGTGGACATCGTCGAGAAGTTGCCGGTGCCTTTTGGATTGGTGCGGTAAGCTCGAGTTTAATTAGTTACTGGGTGGTGtagtattattattgccaTCGTCTAGGCCAAAAAGCGGCCCAACAACAGAGCGAAAGATGCCATTAAAATAATCTACAAAATGAAGTGATTGAATAGTGAACAAAGAGAAGTCTTATTGTACTTACCACCCACTTGTTCGGGACTCCATAGGGGAGCAGAAGCTGCTAAGGTCCACAAGCAGACGATCATTAATAAAACCGTCCACATCTTGAGCCCAGCGAGAAATGCAACTGGCCACTTAACTCTAGGTGTTTATATTGAATCTCTTTGCGACTTATCAACTAATGAGTTCGgtcattatgcaaattattgaCATTCCAGCTTTGGTGTTGCACCTGATCATCCAGAAGTAAAAAACGTCATCAATACGTTTACGAAAACAGCAGAGAATCCACGACTACGCTTTTTCGGTAACGTCACCCTCGGCACAGATGTAACTCTGCAGGAACTACGAGAACGTTACCATGCCGTGCTGCTCACCTATGGAGCGGATCAGGATCGCGAGCTGGAACTACACAACGAGCAACAGGCGCATGTCGTATCGGCGAGAAAGTTTGTGGCTTGGTACAATGGATTGCCGGGTGccgagcagctgcagccggACTTAAGTGGCCGCGATGTGACGATTGTTGGCCAAGGAAACGTTGCCGTTGATGTGGCTCGCATGCTGCTCAGTCCAATTGATAACTTAAAGGTGTCCCAGAATAGCAATTCAGGTTAAAAGCTTTACTAattcttatatttaaataggtGACAGACACAACAGAGTACGCACTGGAGGCGCTGGCCAACAGCAAGGTGGAGCGAGTGCATTTGGTGGGACGCCGAGGTCCTTTGCAAGCTGCATTCACCATCAAAGAGCTGCGCGAGATGCTCAAGTTACCGCAAGTAGAGACTCGCTGGCGTCCTGAGGATTTCACGGGTAAAATTACAAGTCACAAGACATTTTAAGCCATTTATTGACTCTTGACCACTTTTAAGGTGTGGATTCACAGCTGGACAAACTGCAGCGTCCACGCAAGCGACTTACTGAACTGATGCTCAAGAGTCTGGGGGAGCAGAGTAGCCGCCAGTCTGGAGAAGTCAGCAAGCAGTTTCTGCCCATCTTTCTTAGAGCTCCCAAAGCGATTGCCGAGCGTGGAATGGAGTTTACAATTACTAAACTGCAGGAGAACTCGGCGGTGGCGACCAGTGCAACAGAAAAACTGCCCGCAGATCTGATACTACGCAGCATTGGCTACAAATCGAGTTGTGCGGATGCAGGCATTAATTTCGATGCACGACGAGGTCAAGTGTGCAATGAGCAAGGTCGCGTCTTGCAAGACaaagaaacaaagaaaacGGCACCTGGTCTCTAtgtggctggctggctgggtACTGGACCAACAGGTGTCATCTTGACCACCATGAACGGCGCCTTTGCCGTGGCCAAAACCATTTGCGATGACTTTGCAGCGAATGCCTT of Drosophila nasuta strain 15112-1781.00 chromosome 3, ASM2355853v1, whole genome shotgun sequence contains these proteins:
- the LOC132793766 gene encoding uncharacterized protein LOC132793766 isoform X3, with translation MAEDPINQQAFADDVAAAAAAGGDQGFVAPPGAGPGSPDFKMPSADEIWKMVESMEGISDEERAELRESIFNPKPPSPEDFMRQYGHPGHSSREYIVFFVMITLILLVFALFGYKLYKSLTEKELKKQEKLKSKQQKKAKKSN
- the LOC132793766 gene encoding uncharacterized protein LOC132793766 isoform X1 — encoded protein: MLNAANRHDKSFTHSFLVECYADQPIGSNNLHQIIQIPIATMSSSVGVGDESIVQQLKNSVAAIVAKTGPNSKFAEDLMQKINRLQTKMESLTESDRHAFISEMKGSFQEAIARIERRLVTHTNFAQTYSTSILVAVIFLIVSVFALFGYKLYKSLTEKELKKQEKLKSKQQKKAKKSN
- the LOC132793766 gene encoding uncharacterized protein LOC132793766 isoform X2; its protein translation is MLNAANRHDKSFTHSFLVECYADQPIGSNNLHQIIQIPIATMSSSVGVGDESIVQQLKNSVAAIVAKTGPNSKFAEDLMQKINRLQTKMESLTESDRHAFISEMKGSFQEAIARIERRLVTHTNFAQTYSTSILLSLATSCTNR
- the LOC132793766 gene encoding uncharacterized protein LOC132793766 isoform X4 — its product is MVDLTDAGSPFQQSIPNLAFYVPAVVVFGLAALFGYKLYKSLTEKELKKQEKLKSKQQKKAKKSN
- the LOC132793768 gene encoding CIMIP2 protein GA14893; this translates as MSYSNRYGFDFHLPDGGWCNPKDDMYFRRSVEWVPIRSAGVGRSSAITNGVIYPRVCGMLPRYGGHVPGEIFNVGHSFGSSTVDAKRWLALHRD
- the LOC132793951 gene encoding NADPH:adrenodoxin oxidoreductase, mitochondrial, which translates into the protein MNYTRNLRYCRRQFINVYNNSFSTSAIKSQNVQQVAHPKRICIVGAGPAGFYAAQYLLKQLSDCSVDIVEKLPVPFGLVRFGVAPDHPEVKNVINTFTKTAENPRLRFFGNVTLGTDVTLQELRERYHAVLLTYGADQDRELELHNEQQAHVVSARKFVAWYNGLPGAEQLQPDLSGRDVTIVGQGNVAVDVARMLLSPIDNLKVTDTTEYALEALANSKVERVHLVGRRGPLQAAFTIKELREMLKLPQVETRWRPEDFTGVDSQLDKLQRPRKRLTELMLKSLGEQSSRQSGEVSKQFLPIFLRAPKAIAERGMEFTITKLQENSAVATSATEKLPADLILRSIGYKSSCADAGINFDARRGQVCNEQGRVLQDKETKKTAPGLYVAGWLGTGPTGVILTTMNGAFAVAKTICDDFAANAFDTTSLKPGFDPSNKPIVTWQGWQRIDKHETEAGKAKGKPREKIVSIPEMLRIAGV
- the LOC132793956 gene encoding uncharacterized protein LOC132793956 encodes the protein MWTVLLMIVCLWTLAASAPLWSPEQVGDYFNGIFRSVVGPLFGLDDGNNNTTPPSN